In Candidatus Polarisedimenticolaceae bacterium, a single genomic region encodes these proteins:
- a CDS encoding RNA polymerase sigma factor RpoD/SigA: MGIPIREREGGAEVLDPATERDLALRARSSREARDRLILANLHVVAHVAREYRGWSLAFEDLCHEGVLGLLEAVRRFEPSRGTRFSTYATWWVRKHVLAALHDHPAPLRVPDYQRRQERKVVRAERDLRTVLGRTPRRDEISAHMAIPLESIDRMMRERPTPVSLDAPRSDSDASTLIDRLVDASSPPPDTGLIAEESRRALLDAFARLPARHRFVIGRRLGIDGAPTLTLQEIGVLLEVSRERVRQVEREALARLRRQVTRSLHAARGA, encoded by the coding sequence GTGGGCATCCCGATCAGGGAACGCGAAGGCGGCGCCGAGGTGCTCGATCCGGCGACGGAGCGGGACCTCGCGCTTCGGGCGCGCTCGAGCCGCGAGGCGCGGGACAGGCTGATCCTCGCGAACCTCCACGTCGTCGCCCATGTGGCCCGGGAATACCGGGGGTGGAGCCTCGCCTTCGAGGACCTCTGCCACGAAGGCGTGCTGGGCCTGCTGGAGGCGGTGCGGCGTTTCGAGCCGTCGCGCGGCACGCGGTTCTCGACGTACGCGACGTGGTGGGTCCGGAAACACGTGCTCGCCGCGCTGCACGACCACCCCGCGCCGCTCCGCGTGCCCGATTACCAGCGGCGGCAGGAGCGAAAGGTCGTGCGCGCCGAGCGCGACCTGCGCACCGTCCTCGGCCGCACGCCCCGCCGGGACGAGATCTCGGCGCACATGGCGATCCCGCTCGAGAGCATCGACAGGATGATGCGGGAACGCCCGACTCCGGTGAGCCTCGACGCGCCCCGATCCGACTCCGACGCGTCGACCCTCATCGACCGGCTGGTGGACGCGAGCTCGCCGCCGCCCGATACCGGCCTGATCGCCGAAGAGTCGCGCCGGGCGCTGCTCGACGCGTTCGCGCGCCTTCCGGCGAGGCACCGGTTCGTGATCGGCCGTCGACTGGGAATCGACGGCGCACCGACGCTCACGCTCCAGGAGATCGGCGTGCTGCTCGAGGTGAGCCGCGAGCGTGTCCGGCAGGTGGAGCGGGAAGCGCTGGCGCGCCTTCGCCGGCAGGTGACGCGCTCCCTGCATGCCGCGCGCGGGGCTTGA
- a CDS encoding cyclopropane-fatty-acyl-phospholipid synthase family protein translates to MGTTARPFSLSRRMPFRVGAAVEGRLLRAVASRLGPADVRFAVGATAASASRNPPVATVRFRDLRTLLALALDPAGRFGDAYAEGRVEVEGDLVAAIESVYRAMATKGRPSLLRRLGTYVPHTLPRDRRCVHHHYDLGNDFYRLWLDARLLYTCAYFESEAQSLEQAQVAKMEHVCRKLGLRSGETVIEAGCGWGALALHMARHHGVRVRAYNVSSEQIAWARRLADEEGLSGRVEFLHEDYRRIDGRCDVFVSVGMLEHVGLANYRELARVLTRTLDRERGRGLLHFIGRDYPQPLDPWIRRRIFPGAYAPTLDEACRGALVPAGMSVVDVENLRPHYALTLRHWRERYERACSESRVGFDERFRRTWRLYLAGSEAAFRTGSMQLFQVVFAPSGANGAPWTRDALYRSADGLVWNAPTS, encoded by the coding sequence ATGGGTACGACGGCCCGGCCTTTTTCGCTGTCCCGCCGGATGCCGTTCCGCGTCGGTGCGGCGGTCGAAGGTCGGTTGCTCCGCGCCGTCGCCTCGCGACTCGGGCCGGCCGACGTCCGATTCGCCGTGGGGGCGACGGCCGCATCGGCCTCGCGGAATCCGCCCGTGGCCACCGTGCGTTTCCGCGACCTGCGGACGCTCCTCGCGCTGGCTCTCGATCCCGCCGGCCGATTCGGCGACGCCTACGCCGAGGGTCGCGTCGAGGTCGAAGGCGACCTCGTCGCCGCGATCGAGTCGGTCTACCGCGCGATGGCGACGAAGGGGCGTCCCTCCCTGCTGCGCAGGCTCGGCACGTACGTGCCGCACACGCTGCCGCGCGACCGGCGCTGCGTGCATCACCACTACGACCTCGGGAACGACTTCTACCGGCTCTGGCTCGACGCGCGACTGCTTTACACCTGCGCCTACTTCGAGTCCGAGGCGCAGTCCCTCGAGCAGGCCCAGGTCGCGAAGATGGAGCACGTGTGCCGAAAGCTGGGACTGCGCTCCGGGGAGACCGTGATCGAGGCGGGGTGCGGGTGGGGGGCGCTCGCGCTGCACATGGCCCGGCACCACGGCGTGCGCGTGCGCGCCTACAACGTCTCCTCCGAACAGATCGCCTGGGCCCGGAGGCTCGCGGACGAGGAGGGGCTCTCGGGCCGCGTCGAGTTCCTGCACGAGGATTACCGGCGCATCGACGGGCGCTGCGACGTCTTCGTCTCGGTCGGGATGCTCGAGCACGTCGGACTCGCGAACTACCGCGAGCTGGCGCGGGTCCTCACGCGCACGCTCGACCGGGAGCGCGGTCGCGGCCTGCTCCACTTCATCGGGCGGGACTACCCGCAGCCGCTCGACCCCTGGATCCGTCGGCGCATCTTCCCGGGCGCGTACGCGCCGACCCTCGACGAGGCCTGCCGGGGCGCGCTCGTCCCCGCGGGGATGAGCGTCGTCGACGTCGAGAACCTCCGCCCCCACTACGCCCTCACCCTCCGGCACTGGAGGGAGCGGTACGAGCGCGCCTGTTCCGAGTCGCGCGTCGGATTCGACGAGCGGTTCCGCCGGACCTGGAGGCTCTACCTCGCCGGATCGGAAGCGGCGTTCCGCACCGGCTCGATGCAGCTCTTCCAGGTGGTCTTCGCGCCCTCCGGCGCGAACGGCGCCCCATGGACCCGGGACGCGCTCTACCGTTCCGCGGACGGACTCGTGTGGAACGCGCCGACGTCCTGA
- a CDS encoding FAD-dependent oxidoreductase: protein MERADVLIVGGGPAGSACAAALTKAGRDVLLIDAAAFPRDKPCAGWITPEVLDELPFPLASYAERHVVQPISRFRVGTIGGRCVDVGYGAPVSFGIRRVELDAELLRRSGARVVEGERVRRVERRDGAWVLDGRWSASTLVGAGGHFCPVAGHLGGTADGTPVVVAREVEFPLGPGDREGCRVEEDRPELYFCRDLRGYGWCFRKEGWLNVGLGRLDPHGLPGHLDAFLAFLLATRRLRSIPEDGWRGHAYRVRAGAPRRLCGDGFVLVGDAAGLASPASGEGILPALVSGRLAAEAILASRLREYPGRLDRVLGAPGSTRVLPRRIARIVGPPLFAIPWFARRRVLDRAFLHRTAAARA from the coding sequence GTGGAACGCGCCGACGTCCTGATCGTCGGAGGAGGGCCCGCCGGCTCCGCGTGCGCCGCCGCGCTGACGAAGGCGGGGCGGGACGTCCTCCTGATCGACGCCGCCGCCTTCCCGCGCGACAAGCCCTGCGCGGGGTGGATCACCCCCGAGGTCCTCGACGAGCTTCCGTTCCCCCTGGCGTCCTACGCCGAGCGCCACGTCGTGCAGCCGATCTCGCGTTTCCGGGTGGGAACGATCGGGGGGCGATGCGTCGACGTGGGTTACGGCGCCCCGGTGAGCTTCGGCATCCGCCGCGTCGAGCTCGACGCCGAGCTGCTTCGGCGATCCGGGGCGAGAGTCGTGGAAGGGGAGCGCGTCCGGCGCGTCGAGCGCCGGGACGGGGCGTGGGTGCTCGACGGGAGATGGAGCGCGTCGACGCTGGTCGGAGCCGGCGGCCACTTCTGCCCGGTCGCCGGGCATCTCGGCGGGACCGCGGACGGGACCCCGGTCGTCGTCGCGCGGGAGGTCGAGTTTCCCCTCGGCCCGGGCGATCGCGAGGGGTGTCGGGTGGAGGAGGACCGGCCGGAGCTCTACTTCTGCCGGGACCTCCGGGGATACGGCTGGTGCTTCCGCAAGGAGGGCTGGCTCAACGTCGGGTTGGGCCGTCTCGATCCCCACGGCCTGCCGGGTCATCTCGACGCCTTCCTCGCGTTCCTTCTCGCGACACGGCGCCTGCGCTCGATTCCGGAGGACGGTTGGCGGGGGCACGCCTACCGCGTCCGCGCGGGCGCGCCGCGACGCCTCTGCGGCGACGGGTTCGTCCTCGTCGGCGACGCCGCCGGACTCGCGTCCCCCGCGAGCGGCGAGGGGATCCTCCCCGCGCTCGTTTCCGGACGCCTGGCCGCGGAGGCGATCCTCGCATCGCGCCTTCGGGAGTACCCGGGCCGGCTCGACCGTGTGCTGGGAGCGCCGGGCTCGACGCGGGTCCTTCCCCGCCGCATCGCGCGGATCGTGGGCCCTCCGCTGTTCGCGATACCTTGGTTCGCGCGCCGCCGGGTTCTCGACCGCGCGTTCCTGCACCGGACCGCGGCGGCGCGAGCCTGA
- a CDS encoding DUF502 domain-containing protein: MPRPFRRSVVGILATWFLRGLIVTVPITAIVAAVYWVFVELDTWINLEPLLDRRVPGAGIVATIAVITVVGFLASNFATRWIFAGIEELLERTPLVKLVYSSIKDLVGAFVGEKKRFNRPVLVALTAGSDVGTVGFVTRAALGEIGLPGHVAVYVPQAYNIGGNVVVVPKERITPLDADPGAVMTFVVSGGVAGEIAP; the protein is encoded by the coding sequence ATGCCCCGACCGTTCCGCCGTTCCGTCGTCGGTATTCTCGCCACGTGGTTCCTGCGCGGCCTGATCGTCACCGTTCCGATCACGGCGATCGTGGCGGCGGTGTACTGGGTGTTCGTCGAGCTCGACACCTGGATCAACCTCGAGCCGCTGCTCGATCGCCGGGTGCCCGGAGCGGGGATCGTGGCGACGATCGCCGTGATCACCGTGGTCGGCTTCCTCGCGTCGAACTTCGCGACGCGGTGGATCTTCGCCGGGATCGAGGAGCTGCTCGAGCGGACGCCTCTCGTCAAGCTCGTCTACTCGTCGATCAAGGACCTCGTCGGCGCGTTCGTCGGCGAGAAGAAACGGTTCAACCGCCCCGTCCTCGTCGCGCTGACGGCGGGATCGGACGTCGGCACGGTCGGTTTCGTCACGCGCGCCGCGCTCGGGGAGATCGGGCTGCCCGGACACGTCGCGGTCTACGTCCCGCAGGCCTACAACATCGGCGGAAACGTCGTCGTCGTTCCCAAGGAGCGCATCACGCCGCTCGACGCCGATCCCGGCGCCGTCATGACCTTCGTCGTCTCCGGCGGGGTGGCGGGGGAGATCGCGCCCTAG
- a CDS encoding tetratricopeptide repeat protein: protein MSRPAILAALLSLLTLGVYAGVARNGFVDYDDPAYITQNAHVRGGLTLDTVAWAFTSGEESNWHPLTWLSHALDVTFFGVDPSGHHLVSAGIHALNAALLLLVLHALTGTVWRSAFVAALFALHPLHVESVAWASERKDVLSTLFGLLTVLAYLRRVASPTTAGRVLVASLFALSLLAKPMLVTLPFVLLLLDAGPLKRWNLAEKAPLFALAAASSLVTWLVQRAGGAVSDLDALPFAARAANAAVAYVTYPLRMCWPVDLGVLYPLPASIPAWKIVGAPAVLAAATIAAWRARRRAPYVLLGWLFYLGTLVPVIGLVQVGVQSSADRYTYVPLIGIFSILAWGAHDLLGARPLPKAALAATALLACTALTIRQIGFWRDSTTLFERTLAVTTDNAVVHNNLGGVRMREGRVEAAVAHFEAARRIHPEYAAALSNLGVASASRGKLGEAIALFREALKHRPGHLEAWLNLGDALQKDGDRAGAIAAFRQAQRLKPGDATIASIVQALERLPSTASPAQASEARPHFDRGNALRGAGRYAQAEAAYREAIRLDPRFDAAHNNLGILLAMGGKAEEAAGEFLAVLRLNPRDAGAHLNLGVLLAKQGRGSEAAGHFEEALRLEPENEAARRALARVRR from the coding sequence GTGAGCCGACCCGCGATCCTCGCCGCCCTGCTCTCGCTCCTGACCCTCGGCGTCTACGCCGGCGTCGCCCGCAACGGGTTCGTGGACTACGACGATCCCGCGTACATCACGCAGAACGCGCACGTCCGCGGCGGGTTGACCCTCGACACCGTCGCGTGGGCGTTCACCAGCGGCGAGGAGAGCAACTGGCATCCCCTCACCTGGCTCTCCCACGCGCTCGACGTCACGTTTTTCGGCGTCGACCCCTCGGGCCACCACCTCGTGTCGGCGGGGATCCACGCCCTCAACGCCGCCCTGCTCCTGCTCGTGCTCCACGCGCTGACGGGAACGGTGTGGCGGAGCGCGTTCGTCGCGGCGCTGTTCGCCCTGCACCCGCTGCACGTCGAGTCCGTCGCCTGGGCCTCCGAGCGCAAGGACGTGTTGAGCACGCTGTTCGGCCTGCTCACCGTGCTCGCCTACCTGCGCAGGGTCGCCAGCCCCACGACCGCAGGCCGCGTCCTCGTTGCGTCCCTGTTCGCCTTGAGCCTCCTGGCGAAGCCCATGCTCGTCACCCTCCCGTTCGTGCTGCTCCTGCTCGACGCCGGACCGCTGAAGCGATGGAACCTTGCCGAGAAGGCGCCGCTGTTCGCGCTGGCGGCCGCCTCGTCGCTCGTGACCTGGCTCGTCCAGCGCGCGGGGGGTGCCGTCTCCGACCTCGACGCCCTGCCCTTCGCCGCACGCGCGGCCAACGCCGCCGTCGCGTACGTCACCTATCCGCTCCGGATGTGCTGGCCGGTCGATCTCGGCGTGCTCTACCCGCTTCCGGCGTCGATCCCGGCATGGAAGATCGTGGGGGCGCCGGCGGTGCTCGCCGCCGCGACGATCGCGGCCTGGCGGGCGAGGCGCCGCGCCCCCTACGTCCTGCTCGGCTGGTTGTTCTACCTCGGCACCCTCGTCCCGGTGATCGGTCTCGTCCAGGTCGGCGTGCAGTCCTCCGCGGACCGGTATACCTACGTTCCGCTGATCGGCATCTTCTCGATCCTCGCCTGGGGGGCGCACGACCTGCTCGGCGCGCGGCCCCTCCCCAAGGCCGCCCTCGCGGCGACCGCCCTCCTCGCGTGCACCGCGTTGACGATCCGGCAGATCGGTTTCTGGCGCGACAGCACGACGCTGTTCGAGCGGACCCTCGCGGTCACGACCGACAACGCGGTCGTGCACAACAACCTCGGCGGCGTGCGGATGCGCGAGGGACGGGTCGAGGCGGCGGTCGCGCACTTCGAGGCGGCGCGGCGCATCCACCCCGAATACGCCGCGGCGCTCTCGAACCTCGGCGTCGCCTCGGCCTCCCGGGGAAAGCTCGGTGAGGCGATCGCGCTGTTCCGCGAAGCGCTCAAGCACCGGCCCGGCCACCTCGAGGCGTGGCTCAATCTCGGCGACGCCCTGCAGAAGGACGGCGACCGGGCCGGCGCGATCGCGGCGTTCCGCCAGGCGCAGCGGCTGAAACCCGGCGACGCGACGATCGCCTCGATCGTGCAGGCGCTCGAGCGCCTGCCCTCGACCGCGAGCCCCGCGCAGGCCTCCGAGGCCCGCCCGCACTTCGACCGCGGCAACGCGCTGCGCGGAGCGGGCCGGTACGCTCAGGCGGAGGCGGCGTACCGCGAGGCGATCCGGCTCGACCCGCGATTCGACGCGGCGCACAACAATCTCGGGATCCTGCTGGCCATGGGCGGCAAGGCCGAAGAGGCCGCCGGGGAGTTCCTCGCCGTGTTGCGCCTGAACCCCCGCGACGCCGGGGCCCACCTCAACCTCGGCGTCCTCCTCGCGAAACAGGGACGGGGAAGCGAAGCGGCCGGCCACTTCGAGGAGGCCTTGCGGCTCGAGCCGGAGAACGAGGCGGCGAGGCGGGCGCTCGCACGGGTTCGCCGCTAG
- a CDS encoding histidine kinase, which translates to MAKRTPRRPARSSGGGKPAARSLADDPAELRRRAEARLRERNAHRTSDPDPNAQRIFHELEVHQIELEMQNAELFRVRNQLEDALARSIDLYDFAPVGYLTIAGTGAILEANLTGAALLGVVRSRLIRRRLDSFVAPENRSDFVAFLKRALEASDETTWEAQVRKEGGGGFWASFRATAAAGPDGTGTSCRLVFADITARREAADTQRRLDALAATNVGLKREIERRRKVEKALQASERQLGRLLEQSRHLQQQLRHLSHQILHAQEEERKRISRELHDEIAQTLVTINLQLANLARHVTADPRTLRRKIAETRRRVEASVEIVRRFARELRPTLLDDLGLIPALHAFMKELSKQYGLRTRLTAPASTEQLAISLRTVLYRVAHEALTNVTRHANASRVDVTIRKTAKLVSMTIADDGKSFPAKRVTHSPKGTHLGLLGMKERMEMVGGSLRIESLRGKGTTIHAEVPTGPTPDAAKDADRG; encoded by the coding sequence ATGGCGAAACGAACCCCGCGACGCCCCGCAAGAAGTAGCGGCGGCGGCAAGCCGGCGGCACGCAGCCTCGCCGACGATCCGGCGGAGCTTCGCCGCCGCGCCGAAGCGCGCCTGCGGGAGCGAAACGCCCACCGGACCTCCGACCCCGACCCGAACGCGCAGCGGATCTTCCACGAGCTCGAAGTGCACCAGATCGAGCTCGAGATGCAGAACGCCGAGCTGTTCCGCGTCCGGAACCAGCTCGAGGATGCGCTGGCGCGTTCCATCGACCTCTACGACTTCGCCCCCGTGGGATACCTCACGATCGCCGGCACGGGCGCGATCCTGGAGGCCAACCTCACGGGCGCCGCCCTGCTCGGCGTCGTGCGATCCCGGTTGATCCGGCGACGCCTGGACTCGTTCGTGGCTCCGGAGAACCGTTCCGACTTCGTCGCGTTCCTGAAGCGCGCCCTCGAGGCGTCCGACGAGACGACCTGGGAGGCGCAGGTGCGCAAGGAGGGGGGCGGGGGGTTCTGGGCGAGCTTCCGCGCGACGGCCGCGGCCGGCCCCGACGGCACGGGGACCTCGTGCCGGCTCGTGTTCGCCGACATCACCGCACGCAGGGAGGCCGCGGATACGCAGCGCCGCCTGGACGCCCTGGCCGCAACGAACGTCGGGCTGAAGCGGGAGATCGAGCGACGGCGAAAGGTCGAGAAGGCCCTGCAGGCCAGCGAGCGGCAGCTCGGCCGCCTGCTGGAACAGTCGCGACACCTGCAGCAGCAGTTGCGACACCTGTCCCACCAGATCCTCCACGCGCAGGAGGAGGAACGCAAGCGCATCAGCCGCGAGCTTCACGACGAGATCGCCCAGACCCTCGTCACGATCAACCTCCAGCTCGCGAACCTCGCCCGGCACGTGACCGCCGACCCTCGGACCCTGCGCCGCAAGATCGCCGAGACGCGGCGACGGGTCGAAGCTTCCGTGGAGATCGTCCGTCGGTTCGCCCGGGAGCTGCGACCGACCCTCCTGGACGACCTGGGGCTGATCCCCGCCCTTCACGCCTTCATGAAGGAGCTCTCGAAGCAGTACGGGCTGCGCACCCGCCTGACGGCCCCCGCGTCGACCGAACAGCTCGCCATCTCCCTGAGGACGGTCCTCTATCGCGTCGCGCACGAGGCGCTGACCAACGTCACCCGCCATGCGAACGCGAGCCGCGTGGACGTGACGATCCGGAAGACGGCGAAGCTCGTTTCGATGACGATCGCCGACGACGGGAAGTCGTTCCCGGCGAAACGCGTGACGCACTCGCCGAAGGGCACGCACCTCGGCCTGCTCGGCATGAAGGAACGCATGGAGATGGTCGGCGGCAGCCTGCGGATCGAATCGCTGCGCGGCAAGGGGACGACCATCCACGCCGAGGTCCCGACCGGACCGACGCCGGATGCGGCGAAGGACGCCGACCGCGGGTAG
- a CDS encoding chemotaxis protein CheB — translation MKKKPPATRRRKKPAAPPRPKASPPAAARPFPIVGVGASAGGLEALEHFLSHVPTGSGMAFVIVQHLDPTRKGLMPELLQRATGMKVIQVRDRTLVQPNRVYVIPPNKDMSLLHGVLHLLEPATPRGLRLPIDFFLRSLAQDRQEHSIAVILSGMGSDGTLGLRAIKEKAGLALVQDPATAKFDGMPRSAIDAGVADIVAPVDELPGRIAAYLTRAPLVHAAEAGLGDQAQSALDKAIILLRAHTGHDFSLYKKNTFHRRIERRMGIHQIDRIAAYVRYLQENPRELDLLFKELLIGVTSFFRDGAAWEQLRTSVLPTLLASRPSGHALRAWVPGCSTGEEAYSLAMVFKEAMAKVKPPRKFTLSVFATDLDKDAIDKARHGAYPENIAADVSQTRLNRFFTKVEGGYRVGAEIRELVVFAPQSVVMDPPFTKLDFLSCRNLLIYLAPELQKKLIPLFHYSLTPGGILFLGSAETVGGFTDLFTSLGGKSRLYRRAESTARTEPLEFPLTFAPPVPAGTAARRGGTPPPTLQGLADQVILDQYAPPAVLVNDKGDILYISGRTGKYLEPAAGKANWNIFVMAREGLRHELTQAFYRVLRQNGTVALKALRFAIQAEEHLVDLTVRRLEEPEPLKGLVMIVFTDVAAKPESPATPRAGKRGTHSTHVARLAALERKHQQVCMELQTTREEMQTSQEELRSANEEMQSANEEMQSTNEELTTSKEEMQSLNEELQTVNVELQAKVDELSRSNNDMKNLLNSTDIATLFLDNDLQVRRFTLQATTLIKLIPGDVGRPITDLASDVLYPELTSDAREVLRKLGFAERPVETRDGRWFNVRIMPYRTLDDRIDGVVITFTDITVAKTLEAQLRARQAGLEEHVARQTAEIERRGTRNGETNPATPRKK, via the coding sequence ATGAAGAAGAAACCTCCCGCGACGCGCAGACGGAAGAAGCCGGCCGCTCCCCCGCGCCCGAAGGCGTCGCCCCCCGCCGCAGCCCGCCCGTTCCCCATCGTCGGCGTCGGCGCCTCCGCCGGGGGGCTGGAAGCGCTGGAGCATTTCCTCTCGCACGTGCCGACGGGAAGCGGCATGGCATTCGTGATCGTCCAGCACCTGGACCCGACGCGGAAGGGCCTCATGCCCGAGCTGCTGCAGCGGGCCACCGGGATGAAAGTGATCCAGGTCCGAGATCGCACCCTGGTCCAGCCGAACCGGGTCTACGTCATCCCCCCGAACAAGGACATGTCCCTCCTGCACGGTGTCCTGCACCTGCTCGAGCCGGCGACTCCCCGCGGCCTGCGCCTTCCGATCGACTTCTTCCTCCGCTCCCTCGCGCAGGACCGCCAGGAGCACAGCATCGCCGTCATCCTCTCCGGGATGGGCTCCGACGGCACGCTGGGACTGCGAGCCATCAAGGAGAAGGCGGGGCTGGCTCTGGTCCAGGATCCGGCGACCGCCAAGTTCGACGGCATGCCGCGCAGCGCGATCGACGCGGGGGTGGCGGACATCGTGGCCCCCGTGGACGAGCTGCCCGGGAGGATCGCCGCCTACCTGACGCGTGCGCCCCTCGTCCACGCCGCCGAAGCGGGGCTCGGTGACCAGGCACAGAGCGCCCTCGACAAGGCGATCATCCTGCTGCGCGCCCACACCGGCCACGACTTCTCGCTCTACAAGAAGAACACCTTCCACCGGCGGATCGAGCGCCGGATGGGTATCCACCAGATCGACAGGATCGCGGCCTACGTCCGCTACCTCCAGGAGAACCCGCGCGAGCTGGACCTGCTGTTCAAGGAGCTGCTGATCGGGGTGACGAGTTTCTTCCGTGACGGCGCCGCCTGGGAGCAGCTGCGGACGAGCGTCCTCCCCACGCTCCTCGCCTCGCGGCCGTCCGGTCACGCGCTGCGGGCGTGGGTTCCCGGGTGCTCCACCGGGGAGGAGGCCTATTCCCTGGCCATGGTGTTCAAGGAAGCCATGGCCAAGGTCAAGCCGCCGAGGAAGTTCACACTGAGCGTCTTCGCGACCGACCTGGACAAGGACGCGATCGACAAGGCCCGCCACGGAGCCTATCCGGAGAACATCGCCGCCGACGTCTCGCAAACTCGGCTGAACCGGTTCTTCACCAAGGTCGAGGGCGGCTATCGCGTCGGCGCGGAGATCCGGGAGCTCGTCGTATTCGCCCCGCAGAGCGTCGTCATGGATCCGCCGTTCACGAAGCTCGACTTCCTGAGCTGCCGCAATCTGCTGATCTACCTCGCCCCGGAACTGCAGAAGAAGCTCATCCCGCTGTTCCACTACAGCCTCACCCCCGGCGGCATCCTGTTCCTCGGCAGCGCCGAGACGGTCGGCGGATTCACCGATCTGTTCACCTCCCTCGGCGGGAAGTCGAGGCTCTACCGGCGAGCCGAGTCCACCGCGCGGACCGAGCCTCTGGAGTTTCCCCTGACCTTCGCCCCCCCGGTGCCCGCCGGGACCGCCGCGCGCCGTGGAGGGACGCCGCCGCCGACTCTCCAGGGTCTGGCCGATCAGGTGATCCTGGATCAGTACGCCCCCCCCGCGGTGCTCGTCAACGACAAGGGCGACATCCTCTACATCAGCGGACGGACGGGGAAATACCTCGAGCCGGCGGCCGGCAAGGCCAACTGGAACATCTTCGTCATGGCCCGCGAGGGCCTGCGCCATGAGCTGACCCAGGCGTTCTACCGGGTGCTCCGGCAGAACGGTACCGTGGCGCTCAAGGCCCTCCGGTTCGCGATCCAGGCGGAGGAACACCTCGTCGACCTCACGGTCCGGCGCCTCGAGGAACCGGAGCCGCTGAAGGGGCTCGTGATGATCGTGTTCACCGACGTCGCCGCGAAGCCGGAGAGCCCGGCGACCCCGCGAGCCGGGAAACGCGGGACGCACTCGACCCACGTGGCCCGACTGGCGGCCCTGGAACGGAAGCACCAGCAGGTCTGCATGGAGCTGCAGACCACCCGGGAGGAGATGCAGACCTCGCAGGAGGAGCTCCGGTCCGCCAACGAGGAGATGCAGTCCGCCAACGAGGAGATGCAGTCCACGAACGAGGAGCTCACGACCTCCAAGGAGGAGATGCAGTCGCTCAATGAGGAGCTCCAGACGGTCAACGTCGAGCTGCAGGCCAAGGTCGACGAGTTGTCCCGGTCCAACAACGACATGAAGAACCTGCTCAACAGCACGGACATCGCGACGCTGTTCCTGGACAACGACCTCCAGGTGCGCCGGTTCACCCTCCAGGCGACGACCCTGATCAAGCTCATTCCCGGAGACGTGGGACGGCCCATCACCGACCTCGCCTCCGACGTCCTCTACCCGGAGTTGACCTCGGACGCGCGCGAGGTCTTGCGCAAGCTGGGATTCGCGGAGCGACCGGTCGAGACCCGAGACGGGCGGTGGTTCAACGTGCGGATCATGCCGTACCGGACTCTGGACGACCGCATCGACGGCGTGGTGATCACCTTCACGGACATCACGGTGGCCAAGACCCTGGAGGCACAACTCCGGGCGAGGCAGGCCGGCCTGGAGGAACACGTCGCCCGGCAGACCGCGGAGATCGAACGCAGAGGAACCCGGAATGGCGAAACGAACCCCGCGACGCCCCGCAAGAAGTAG